Proteins from a genomic interval of Staphylococcus debuckii:
- a CDS encoding thioredoxin family protein gives MKTLTTYESLQTEINTNEKLLLFVMSDGCTVCHADQPRVQALVEEINLPAVQITVNQMPEAAGQLSLFTSPVVILFKNGKEFHRQARIIDFEKLKRSMEQLKMI, from the coding sequence TTGAAAACACTCACGACCTATGAATCCTTGCAAACAGAAATCAATACTAATGAGAAATTACTGTTATTTGTAATGTCTGACGGCTGTACCGTTTGTCATGCAGATCAACCCAGAGTCCAAGCATTAGTCGAAGAGATAAATTTACCAGCTGTACAAATTACAGTGAATCAAATGCCTGAAGCAGCCGGACAACTTTCCCTCTTCACCTCACCTGTCGTGATTCTATTTAAAAATGGCAAAGAGTTCCATCGTCAAGCTCGTATTATCGATTTTGAAAAACTGAAACGTTCTATGGAACAGCTGAAAATGATATAA
- the coaBC gene encoding bifunctional phosphopantothenoylcysteine decarboxylase/phosphopantothenate--cysteine ligase CoaBC: protein MKNILLAVSGGIAAYKAIDLTSKLTQSGYEVRVMLTNHAQEFVTPLAFQAISRNPVYTSTFVEENPAEIQHIALGDWADAVIIAPATANVLGKLANGIADDMVTSTLLATIAPKFAAPAMNVHMYENPRVQHNMKVLAQDGYRFAEPGEGFLACGYVAKGRMMEPLDIMAFVEQEMNVLNKAPKQGQDVSWYSDKNVLVTAGPTVEVIDPVRYVSNRASGKMGYAIADALQKRGAHVALVSGPTYLTPPENVEFVPVTSAEDMFEAVKTRYDAQDMVFKSAAVSDYKPADQLEHKMKKQDGDLSITFTRTQDILKYLGDHKAHQKLIGFAAETQDVEKYAKDKLERKNADVIIANNVGDTSIGFNSDDNEVTLFFKEDEAVSIEKGKKQQLAERILDELERRWK, encoded by the coding sequence ATGAAAAATATTCTATTGGCAGTCTCAGGAGGCATTGCAGCCTATAAAGCCATCGATTTAACAAGTAAATTAACACAAAGCGGATATGAAGTGCGTGTCATGTTGACAAATCATGCACAGGAGTTTGTCACACCGCTTGCTTTTCAAGCCATCAGTCGTAATCCGGTGTACACAAGTACCTTTGTGGAAGAAAACCCAGCAGAAATCCAACATATTGCATTAGGAGATTGGGCAGATGCAGTAATTATTGCGCCCGCCACTGCGAATGTGCTCGGTAAATTAGCGAACGGCATTGCAGACGATATGGTAACTTCTACCTTATTAGCTACAATAGCACCTAAATTTGCTGCACCTGCAATGAATGTGCATATGTATGAAAATCCACGTGTGCAGCACAATATGAAAGTATTAGCGCAAGACGGTTATCGTTTCGCAGAACCTGGTGAAGGATTCTTAGCTTGTGGTTATGTCGCGAAAGGCCGTATGATGGAGCCTTTAGATATTATGGCATTTGTGGAACAAGAGATGAATGTTTTGAATAAGGCGCCTAAACAGGGACAGGACGTTTCTTGGTATAGTGACAAGAATGTACTCGTCACTGCTGGACCGACTGTAGAAGTCATTGACCCAGTCCGTTACGTTTCTAATCGCGCTTCTGGAAAAATGGGATATGCGATTGCCGATGCCTTACAAAAAAGAGGTGCTCATGTCGCATTGGTCAGCGGACCAACGTATCTGACACCACCAGAGAATGTGGAATTCGTCCCTGTAACAAGTGCTGAAGATATGTTTGAAGCGGTCAAAACACGATATGATGCACAAGATATGGTGTTTAAATCAGCAGCCGTTTCTGATTATAAGCCAGCCGACCAATTAGAACATAAAATGAAAAAACAAGACGGCGATTTATCGATTACATTTACTCGAACACAAGATATTTTGAAATATTTAGGAGATCATAAAGCACATCAGAAACTCATTGGTTTTGCAGCTGAAACCCAAGATGTGGAAAAATATGCGAAAGATAAATTAGAACGTAAAAATGCCGATGTAATTATTGCAAATAATGTCGGAGATACTTCAATCGGATTCAATTCTGATGATAATGAAGTGACACTCTTTTTCAAAGAAGATGAAGCTGTCAGTATTGAGAAAGGGAAGAAACAGCAACTTGCTGAACGAATTTTAGATGAATTAGAACGTAGGTGGAAATAA
- the rpoZ gene encoding DNA-directed RNA polymerase subunit omega — MLYPPLNQLTSKVSSKYLIATVAAKRARELYDKPDTALLEKYHSVKTVGKALEEIADGKITPIEPELNEGEFETKD, encoded by the coding sequence ATGTTATACCCACCGCTTAACCAACTGACTTCAAAAGTAAGTTCAAAATATTTAATCGCTACAGTGGCAGCCAAACGCGCACGTGAATTATACGACAAACCAGACACAGCACTTTTAGAAAAGTACCATTCAGTGAAAACTGTAGGTAAAGCTTTAGAAGAAATTGCTGATGGCAAAATCACTCCAATTGAACCAGAATTGAATGAAGGCGAATTTGAAACTAAAGACTGA
- the priA gene encoding primosomal protein N' has translation MIAKVIVDVPAKNVDFSFDYLIPERLAPIIQVGVRVIVPFGPRTIQGYVMEIAEEADPELDLAKLKEIKEIQDIKPELTPELVDLSEWYGKYHVTKRISILEAMLPSAIKAKYTKVFEMVEDELIPEDLLKKFDREGHYAYKAAQQNGDLDRLVPLMEEDAVREVTLLSQNTKKKTQRAIRISPEHNPDDVLAMLEKHPKQYDVYVYLLDEQNRDVPLKEIEEAGLSQSSVKTLEKNGFVEKYDAIVERDPYASRVFEQEEKRQLTPGQQEAYDAIKKVIDEEKQETFLLHGVTGSGKTEVYLQTIEAVLQQDKQAMMLVPEIALTPQMVLRFKKRFGDEVAVLHSALSKGERYDEWQKIRDGRARVSVGARSSVFAPFTNLGMIIIDEEHEATYKQEDYPRYHAKDIALWRSEYHQCPLILGSATPSLETYARAEKGVYRLLSLPERVNNQPLPVINIVDMREELAEGNRSMFSTSLRAAIEERLARNEQIVLFLNQRGYSSFVLCRDCGHVPQCPNCDISLTYHKSSDQLKCHYCGYQETPPNKCPNCESEHIRQMGTGTQKVEELLNREFEDAKIIRMDADTTSRKGAHEKFLNDFGEGKGDILLGTQMIAKGLDFPNITLVGVLNADTMLNLPDFRASERTFQLLTQVSGRAGRHEKEGEVIIQTYNPDHYAIQDVQLNDYLSFYHKEMKYRQIGKYPPYYFLINFTISHVNMKEVMQAANHVHQILLQHLTDRALVLGPSPAALARINREYRFQVLVKYKSEPELHKALQYLDDYYHEKYLKDKLSLKIDINPYMMM, from the coding sequence ATGATAGCAAAGGTTATCGTTGATGTCCCAGCAAAGAATGTAGACTTTTCCTTTGATTATTTAATACCAGAACGGCTCGCACCCATTATTCAAGTTGGCGTGCGGGTCATTGTTCCCTTTGGACCCAGAACGATTCAAGGGTATGTCATGGAAATTGCTGAGGAAGCAGATCCAGAGTTAGATTTAGCAAAATTAAAAGAAATTAAAGAGATTCAAGATATTAAACCAGAATTAACACCGGAATTGGTAGATTTAAGCGAATGGTACGGCAAGTATCATGTGACGAAACGAATTTCTATCTTAGAAGCTATGTTGCCGAGTGCTATTAAAGCTAAATATACGAAAGTATTTGAGATGGTAGAAGACGAATTGATTCCTGAAGATTTGCTGAAAAAATTTGACCGTGAAGGCCATTATGCGTATAAAGCAGCACAACAAAATGGCGATTTAGATCGCTTAGTGCCATTAATGGAGGAAGACGCAGTTCGAGAGGTTACGCTGCTGTCGCAAAATACTAAGAAGAAAACCCAGCGTGCGATTCGAATTTCACCTGAACACAATCCTGATGATGTATTAGCGATGTTAGAAAAACATCCTAAACAATATGATGTGTATGTCTATTTACTAGATGAACAAAATCGAGATGTACCTTTAAAGGAAATCGAAGAAGCCGGCTTGTCGCAGTCTAGTGTAAAAACTCTAGAGAAAAATGGCTTTGTAGAAAAATACGATGCGATTGTAGAACGTGATCCTTATGCATCTCGTGTCTTTGAACAAGAAGAAAAACGCCAATTGACGCCTGGTCAGCAAGAAGCTTATGATGCGATTAAAAAAGTGATTGATGAAGAAAAACAAGAAACTTTCTTATTGCATGGTGTAACCGGTTCAGGTAAGACCGAAGTTTATTTGCAGACGATTGAAGCGGTGTTGCAACAAGATAAGCAAGCCATGATGTTAGTACCTGAGATTGCTTTGACACCGCAAATGGTCTTACGCTTTAAAAAACGCTTCGGTGATGAAGTGGCTGTCTTGCACTCTGCTTTATCTAAGGGTGAACGTTATGATGAATGGCAAAAAATTCGTGACGGCCGTGCACGTGTCAGTGTCGGCGCTCGTTCAAGTGTCTTTGCGCCTTTTACCAATTTAGGCATGATTATTATTGACGAAGAACATGAGGCGACTTATAAACAAGAGGACTATCCCCGCTATCACGCGAAAGATATTGCGCTCTGGCGTTCTGAATATCATCAGTGTCCTTTGATATTAGGCAGTGCAACGCCAAGTTTAGAAACTTATGCCCGTGCTGAAAAAGGGGTGTATCGTTTATTGAGTTTACCAGAGCGTGTGAACAATCAACCGCTTCCCGTAATCAATATTGTAGACATGCGTGAGGAATTGGCGGAAGGGAATCGCTCGATGTTCTCAACTTCTCTACGTGCAGCGATTGAAGAACGACTCGCACGCAATGAACAAATTGTCTTGTTCTTGAATCAGCGTGGCTATTCATCCTTTGTGCTCTGTCGTGATTGCGGCCATGTTCCGCAATGTCCGAACTGCGATATTTCATTGACTTACCACAAATCGAGCGACCAATTAAAATGTCACTATTGCGGTTATCAAGAAACACCGCCGAATAAGTGTCCTAATTGTGAGAGTGAACACATCCGCCAAATGGGTACCGGCACGCAAAAAGTAGAAGAATTGTTGAATCGGGAATTCGAAGATGCCAAAATCATTCGGATGGATGCGGATACGACATCACGAAAAGGTGCGCATGAGAAGTTTTTAAATGACTTTGGCGAAGGAAAAGGTGACATTTTATTAGGAACACAGATGATAGCAAAAGGTCTGGATTTCCCAAATATCACCTTAGTCGGCGTATTAAATGCCGATACTATGTTGAACTTGCCTGACTTCAGAGCGAGTGAGCGCACGTTCCAATTGCTGACACAAGTTTCAGGCCGTGCTGGACGTCATGAAAAAGAAGGTGAAGTAATCATACAAACGTATAATCCGGATCACTATGCGATTCAAGATGTTCAGCTGAATGATTATTTATCTTTCTATCACAAAGAAATGAAATATCGTCAAATCGGCAAATATCCACCTTATTATTTCTTGATCAACTTCACGATTTCTCATGTGAACATGAAAGAAGTCATGCAAGCGGCCAACCATGTGCATCAAATCTTATTACAGCATTTAACAGATCGTGCTTTAGTGCTAGGTCCATCACCAGCTGCTTTAGCACGGATTAATCGAGAGTACCGCTTCCAAGTATTAGTAAAATATAAAAGTGAACCCGAATTGCATAAAGCATTACAGTATTTAGATGATTATTATCATGAGAAATATCTTAAAGATAAACTGTCGTTGAAGATAGATATTAATCCCTATATGATGATGTAA